ctataTTAactgagaaatactgaaaagtaaaaaaaaaatggctgtGTCAAAAACAGACAtcaatttctgcaaaaaaatcgaTGTTTTTTTAAGTCACACAAGTCTAATtctgcaaaaaccgacttagttttagtaacaacgagaaagggacatctactgaagatacatACCAAGTTTAAAGTAAATCGGACGATTAGTTTTTTAGATATCATGCTacccaattcgaaaaacatcgtttcgagaaaaacgcgtttaaagttttaagtacggttctttttaaatattttttttttcaaatgttggctgaatatgtacaaatatagtcataaaattttcaattaatataatttcagggattctcttaaaaaaaatccccaaaatcgcgctccttttcaggccgtcaaactAGGAAGATCCCTTACTTATATCAGTCACTGTATAAACCATTGTATAATACTAACAGTAGAATTATTTCTTATACCGCGTATTAAGCAATTTGACCAGGTCAGCAGAGAAAGTTTGGAGCAGCAGAAGATGGGAGGCAGTCAAGTCTCGATGGCAATGGATTTGCACATTCCGAATAAAGGTCCAGTAACACTGAAAGTGAAAGACAGATCAGACACCGCGAGGCGGCATCAGCTACTTCGCCAGACGAAGGTTGAGTACGTCGAAGAGGTCGATGAAGCAGCAGTGCGATCTCCAACGAATCGTGGTTGCTCGCCTAAGCTGTCAGGTCAGTTACAGCGAAAGGAAATATTCAGAAGTTAATCACCCGAAACTATAGGCCCCAGCAAATGACGTTTACCCTTTCTCCGTAGGTGCCTACAGTAAGTACCCAGACGATTTTGTGCCAAGGAAGCGGAACTCGATGGACATGAGACTGTTCGAAGAGCTGACCGCGTCGAAAGACCTCACGAAAATATCGCCGAGAGATTTCCATAAGATCTCCTCGCCAAGCTTCCACAAAATGTCATTCGACAAGGTTGGAAGTGAGCGCAGGATAGAGAGATCGATGGGTCACCGTAAAGCTAGCCTCGAGTTCAGAAGAAGCCCGGACTTCCGCAGGGGAGACTACAGGTAACGCCCGGAGATATTAAAGTGACTGAAGAAGAAGTGAAATCCCTGAAGACAAGAGGAACATCTGTTTGTTGCAGGAAGCTGTCGGTGGACAGGTTCAGCATCGACTGCACCAAATATCTGTCTGACGACGCGGGGATGAGATCGAGGGCGAGCAGTGGCGAGAACTTGAAGAGGCAACGTCAACCGAAGCTCCATCATTCTAGATCGGACGACAACAAAAGGCTATCCTTCGACAAGCACCTACACCAAAAGGACTCTCAGTCCAGCAGGTATTCCCTGAACACTCGCGCTGTGATCGAGAGTGGCGAGGCTGACGAGTTCAAATATTTCGCGACGAAATCGTTGGACGCTGAAGAGAACCGGGAAGACTACTCGGACGACAGCCACGCGGTAGATATCGACGAACCAGTTGCCATGCCGTCTGAAGGGCTGACCGAAGCTGACACGTTACTCGAGGAACCCGAGCTGGAAAATCTGCCAGAGAATTCGACGGATCGCTTAAACGGAAACCTGATGCTAGAAGCTTGTGGAACGAATCAGCAGAGCGAACAGGCGGATGACTTTTTTAGTGACAATTTCGAAGGCGTTGCCAAGGGCCAAGAAACTTTATACATAGCAGACGACGAGGTTTAAAAGGTAAAGAATTGTATAAAGTTGTTTACTAAGTAGGTACGTATTACTCGTTACACGCAACAATTGCGCAACTCTCTTGAACGTTTCGAAGAAGGAACGGTAAATTTAATTATACATTGATATGTTGGTATCGTCAAAGGTGACGCAACTGTCTATTGTCTGATAATGTATTTGGTGAAGTACTGGGGTGTTTCTATTGTCCGTTGTACAGCTtgagtttaacccttaactggtacactgtttttggcaaacgtgactggtatacttggatcgtggcagaccccaaataaaaaagggcacagaaatttgtaaagtcgacactagagcaattactatgaatattttcttcttaggtagtgtgggaaataatagaagcgtagaaagttaaactattattataaaattaattagaaattcagtttaccagcttagacaaccgaaaattgtacattggGTGAATTTTGGGTggttggggtcacgagcgacccccggataccagttaagggttaatgaaaAATTGCACAAGGATTCGAAGTGCATAAGCTAAGATTATAGTCACGTTTAGGAGACTGATGTGACTCCGCGCGTTGGTGACTGCACTATAAACTTTTCGTTTGAACGAGATTTTGAAGAATGGTATGAGCATCGAGATTTGAAAGAGGGGAAGTGAATATTGTACCTAGAGAGGCATTAATTTTTGTAGGATAAGCAAAGATTTCGCCTActgatttgtaattattttttcatacgtaatttattgaataattaaattttttacttcttcGACTATGGACAGCGGTGAATGTAAAAGTACACAATCACCGCGAAACGATATGGCGTAAGTGCTAACCAAGCTTTCCACGAATTCAGTTCTGTTACGAGACAATCACTTGTATGAATAATTAACGTTGCTCTCTCCGCGAAGTTATTAAACGTACAATTTGCCACACTGATGACTAATGACAAATAATTAATGCACCTTTTTATGGGACGCATTGATCTGTACAAACTAAATACTTAAAACGATGACGCGGAAGTCAGGTTTGACTTGGGAAACATATTTCTGCCAcgaacaattgcaaaatcaaCTCTCCCTGAGTTTTATGCCGTCGTTTGTCAAGGAACCAGTACGAGTTCAAAAAACACTGGAACCTATCGGTAATATGGTTGAAAGTATTCCAGCTGGTTAATCGTAATTAAGACGAGACGTATGTGGTTTCGAGTAATTCGCAAAATGTTCCAGCAAATCTAGCAGTTATTCAATTCCTACAAGTTACTGGTTGCGAGCTATGAAACCTTCAGAAGCTAAAGGCAAGAGGTAAATGTGCccattatttaatattcaaaaatatgATCGTTTGAAAATAAACAGTTTTTCTCGAGACAGAAGTAAAAATTTTAACTATAACACGAACTGTTcgtaacaaaattatattaaaaatgttaagcCTTTTCGTTGTTAAAAACTAGTAGTCGCGGACGTAGTACCACATCTTTTTCTTAAATGCCATGCCAATATTCTTAAAGACTGCTATCTTAGTAAACGAAGATCTGTAAATGTTTACTTCGATTACATAATGCTTTATTTTCATATCTTTCAATATCTTATCTTCTAAATGACCCACTTGCACCTGGTGTCATTCATCTTACGTCCCCATTAATtaatttcgttgctttattttttttaaaagtaccaGTTTTGTTTCTCAACCTTAAATGcaagttattaaaattttgtattattttcgtTCAAtatattcattcatttttaatttgctCTCGGGAAATAGAAACGATCATCTCTAATGGGAACATTTACCTTATTCCGAAATTGTAATGCTCGGAACACTGTACCATCGCGTCTCAATTAAAAGTTATGATTGTAAGAAGTTTCTACGAAGAATATACAAGCAGATTCATCTAACTTGACAACCAGAAATGAATCATAAATTGTCCGTTctatgacaacatgttttaagtAAGAGATTTCGATTTGAATGTAGATTTTTAAATAAAGGTAATAGTATTTAGTATTATAACGGATTTGTATGCCAAAACGTGACAACTATGATGGGCAAAATATGTATTTGGAACCATGTTTACAGAGAGAGGGTGGTGGAGCGGGAGAAGTAGCCAAATATTTCGTGATTGATTATTTCAGTGACTATGGACCCCGCGttttaatatttgttacatACAATTATGCAGTTCCCAATGTTCTGTAAAATTCAAACTTCAAATATTAAGTATTCCTTTTAAAATACGAAGACAACTTTTATATCGGAATTAAAGAAATGCGAAGTAATAGACGGTTAATAATTTTgcaacttttgttagaaacatttTTTCACGGAACGAACAATTAGCATATTACTAATAGTAATCGCGTTAAatggatcaccctgtataacgaAAAAAGGTAACAAGAATGTGTGGATGCTTCGAGTTTTTTGCAAACACGTTTTCGAATTGCGAAAGTTACAGTTGTATTAAATGTTCAACGTGCTACAGGAACTCAATGTACATATACACATATCTATGCATGTGACACGGCTTTGTTATATCATATCAAACTCAATTTAAATACGTACGGCATAATGGTACTGTATTTGTACAACGTCGAAACGTATTTACCGTTAAGTCACGCCCCCGGCGAGTACAACCTGCGGTATGAAACATATTTCAAGCAATTAAGAAGAATTGCTAATTTAGAAAAACATGTGTGGAAAAGGCTTAATCGTTTGAATGCCGTGAGTCATCGCGAAAATCCTGTCGAAAAATACCAAGTGGCGCGATCGCACCTCTATTGGCTCACGTCGCAAAGTGCCGCGCACCGCAATCGCACTGTTTCTTTTTGTTCACGACATAGTCGCAGTTTCGTTGATAATATATCATTTAGCATTCCTACGTTAATCAGTTTGTGTAAATACTTGTGTttatacagtaaattctcgttgtaAGACTGCTAGATATTATTCGTTGTATGCTCATCGCTCTCCCCACCAACCGGGGAGCTCTTCGTCCGAACCAGTCTAGCGCGAAGGCGACACGGGTCGGAACGCGCCAAAGGCAATTTCTTTGTAAAGGTGAATTCCCACAGCGCATGCATCGGCAAAGCGCGTGGGCTCGTCAAATCTGTTTATCgagcgcgagtcggcgagccatgagtaCAGGGTTGCCGGAAGAATTTCCTCTCGGCGGGACAAGGTGACGTCACATAGACCTATAGGCACAAATAGGACCTGTGCACACCATGCGAGGTTTCCCCCTCTACTACTCTCTACTACGCCACTGAGTTCGCGCCGCGGCCTttttctggcaaccctgcatGGGCATTTCGACGACGCGGCTAGCCCAAGCTGATCATTCCACGAGTACTCAACGAAACCAAAGGCAAATGTCGATATATGCAGaaatcgataaatatcgcgcatcactaACGTATGCAAtgctagctttgctactcggcttcacccgaaatttagatactgattttataaaaaaattgctttttattcatttatcttttttgtgaaaatagccacgttcatctggattaggtaggtataatgagctgggacacatttcgtggcccctgagtttaccgttcgaatatttttaggcgacaaacacatgtacactttttgctttatatattaaaaaacacTGGTAAATCCCTGGACTAATAAGAGTGAATGTTGCTggaaggtttgcattgaattatgatccaggaattaactaggtatgttaacttaggagaagttaAAACAGGAGCGATGTATAATATTTGCCGTGTCAATGTAATGTcaaaaaatcattataccaagagtgttatcttctccgaaatactCTGAAGAATTcaggtttttttcaaaatacttaatttccttaaaagatattaattctagtaagcatgaatcagtcacgctaatatctcgggcgaagtcGAGATGGGGTACGCTAGTTGCTAATACGTACAACAtaccaaatattaattttcggtAGAATCAGTGCGCTATATCACGCTGCTCGGCATTCAAACAATTAAGGCGCATCTGCACTTGCGATAAAACGACGAATCTAACATTTAGTCCAAGCCGCTAAAATAACACGCTTGAAATACTTTCTTCAGAGGTATTAAATGTGTTCTGTACAGCGGCTTTCACGTGTGAAAACGTGGCTTTAATAGCCACGGCTGAATATTAAGCCGCTTTATTACAGGTACACCCATCAAAAGTGACGTCTGTCGAAGTTAAAAGAATGGATGGGAAACAAATGAGTTCATGAAAGATGTTTGCTCACCATGCCTCGATACTATACTGAATTccacttaagagtagactcgttccgcgcaacgaTGACTCTAAGgaggctgttgattggtagcAGGGGAACCGGCAACGTATTGGCAgtaggaaaccggcagagaaagcgctgcgaccaatcgcgtgcgcagGCAGTAGTAGGAactgcgcagatcggttgcaaatcggTGGAGGCGtgggtctactcttatatggaatggtataTAGATCGTCCGTCACACCTCTAATCTGGTCATTGTTAAACCTacaaccctagtagcatttctggttggcccacagtctTCCCATGAGTGGTGGATTtcagaaaaaaggcccaggtgacaaacgtcctggggggcccatttttcgtgaaaatgaagAAGCAGttcactaaaaacgggccaagtgtagtagtatgaaaaaaaatgtagtgtttggatacctgtacctaatcataatttttttggagatggggccctgggtgtGGTTTCTGGGCAGGGGCAATCCGCCACTGATCCCCATGTTGGAAATCAGCTGGCtgtcaaaatgccaacaataaatgctaccagAGAAGATTCATGTTGTGCAGTTGGCGGGAGGGGGGAGGTTGCTCCACCCATTTTTccgcctgtttttttttttaatcatgcgCATTGCAGACCTCGTATTGGCTCGGTAAGCCTCTGCGCGTATAAATCCAGTTGTATGCGAGTCCTACGCCACACGCTACACATGTGCGAGCGTGATTTTATATTCATAAAACCGCCATATTCCAGAAGGAAATTGACTAGCGAAGACTATCTTACTCTACTGTTAAATTGTTTCATATGGTCGCGCAAATGCGGCCTATATCATTACACTAACATATGGTGGTACTGAAATCGATCTTAGATCGAAGTGTAAAAGCGCATTGCGAGTACCATAACGAGGATAAAGAAACTAATGAATTTTGTACGGTGCTCAGGTCGCATGTAAAAGAGAAAAACGTAGCAAAAGTGACAATCTGACGTCGAGTGATATGCGTGTTGTTTTTTAAAACGAAAGGCTTAACTGAATATATGTAATAAATCTATTTTTGTATCTCTCGTGTGGTGATACTGCGGCATTTATGATACACAGTTATACACGTTAAGCCAACGCTGGCGAAAGTCAGTGTGCCCTAGTTTTAATTCGCTTTTCGTAGCAGGCAGAAACACGTGGCACCTGTAAACTGGTGTGTTTGCGTGCAAAgaagtttctttgtttatttccaGTCCGATGTTGTTTTAAGAGCTGATAGTAAAGTGTGTTCCAAATGTGGAAACAGAGGATTAGGGGGAGGACGAGTTGCATTTACCCAGAAAACAAAGACATCACTTATTCGATTTTTAATGGACCAATATTTAACAAGCATATATGTATAAAAGTGATAAATTACTGAAGACATTTGGGAGATTGCTTCTCTAACTTAACCTAACATTTCGCGCCCGAAAACGTTTAGGGTACTCTTCGTTGTACTTGTGTACGCAGAATTCAATTTTAAAGGCTAAAATTTATTTGTCTGCTCAGCAGGTTATGTGATGAagtatgttttttgtttttttaaacgaaactaAGATATGAAGTTGAAGGAATGTTTGTATAGTAGTGTATAGACATCAGAAACAGATTTTGAGGACTTTCACTTTTTATGCGCAACAATAAGTTTTAGTCtttaaaatgtaactttacataCACACGAGTTATAACATAGTCTCGAGTTActgtaaaagaatataaattaaatattggcATTGCTCTGTTTATTATTCATGCCAATATATTGTGAATGTACGAAACACATAGCTAGCAGTTAACGACAAAAACATAATCAAGCTGTGATGAAATCGTAATTAAATAAGAATCAATAACAGTAGGAATTTTGTTTGCTATGATCGTCAGTGCTGTAAACACTGTTTACGCCGGTTACTAACAGGACATTCGAATACACGCTTCGGGTTATATAAAAACTTATTTATCTTATTTATAATACGAAAGTTGCAATAGAAAATGAAAGACCATTTCCATTTATAAAAAGGCAAAATTGGATTCTATTCTCGGTGTACTCATTGATAATAAATTCTATAAAATTTGATAAGAGTGACTAAGCTGACAGGAAATTGTCGAGTAAGTAAGTACGTCTTGAAAGTGTCGTTTACAGCACTGAAACTGTTCTCGCCTGACAAGCGATTTTGTCGCGAGCTAATTGTACTTAGCAAGcgtgttgaaataaataaataccacTGTAAGATTCTGGACTCAATGTAATCATTGCATGCTGactgttgtaacgtttcaaTAAAAACCACTACGAACAGATCAACAAGCGTGCACACCAGACGCGAAAAATGTCTCTCGTTGCATGCTTACAGGTTGGTAAAAACATCGCACTCATCGATCGCAGCGTCCTCTATCTACTCTGGTAACTTACGAACCAAGAGACTTATCTCCGGTAACAGGGATCTGTCTGGACACATCAGCCGTCAGTAAGTCTCCCTACAATGCaatcacagaccaggtataggatagacctgtcacgtccccagggaagtccccgagtcttcggggaatcggtgcggagtatgcatcaacatcatgcgcgtgagggggggggcaagcggacgtatcgctagcttgctcccgcatcaagtcctcctcctcaggcgcgctactccgcatccgaggacgaccacggtggagttttagtgggtgcaagccccacataacccctgaccctcccccgagggttagggatatcagttagggatttctccacgaaaaaaaaaaaaaacctgtcacgcaatgtaattttgtgttacACGCTCGGGGAGCTCGcgagcccccttaccattttcgtgtcacgcgctacgttaccggtgaagtctcgaaacagattgtaacgctacgcgtggtaggaattagaattcaccacgggtaaaactaggtcattcgaaacccatgatttacaaatgattctgttagagtaataatttaaacatcgTTTTGtaggatcacaacaaaacaagggcacatacgccttttaatcTTGCTGTCCTACacgggtttatttaacgcaaaacaaatttatttaacatagaaatttatataaacaacattatttgagaaattgaagattattcttagaaatcgacgaaatgaaataaatcatgaaaacccatcgtagagatacataAAGGAGACGAGAGAATGGAAACATCGATAAGATGCGTGACAGGGAAAGAGTCaagtaaaaccatcgaagaaatacctacctgaaagagaataaaattctcactcaaaaattcaaactcactgaatgtaagtttgaCTCGATCTgaacccttaaactagatcgcaGGCTTCAGCTTGATAACGTTTTGTAAGACGCAATTGCGTTTTGCaattcgatctgcaggcgaacgttctgcagttgcagggtcagtaccgaATAAAATGTGTCACgcttccaaatatgtcacattactttcgcgatgaagaagcaataggagcactggtgctctgaattaattctagttgcgttaaaacactgactttacgttcgcgttcacattactaacacGCAGGGCTACTGTGCACTACgaaagcactgattctacaatcgcattgcacaggcttacaaaaaaaattcccgtttttaaacgtccttcagtttcggaaaaaagtcttctaggtaacgggtatatcccAATGGAAttctgttaaaaggcctcccacatggtccagtaatcgatgaaattgttgCGCGAATTCAAagatcacgagataatatgcactatgacgtgcacacacttcactgaaccgatgaatttctcagggctagtgttggaatgtgtacaacgatggactgttcctggagttggagtgtcagggactttggggacccggtgacttgtgagttttcctttccttcgctacaggagacccaaaagaggggaaaacggtctcctcgacccctgcgcttctcagtccgagaaaaccctccaaacggttaacttgcatcgcgctaaagactattctttatattacttttagtttaagtattacgcagttcttattattattatactgacgatcgactgtgtaacttttattttcttaaataaataaacattatattctaacagctAGACTAAATTTTActtcccaatgcgggtttcaaaagtaactcgattcgCAGTTGCATCCACGCACACCACGGCACTCATGCATCGTGCAACTTTTTGCGAGGCTTTtgagaattagattttactgtaaatttcagtgttggcggtaaactaatactcggggcaaatagaatccaattattattacttcgctagaatgattaaacagtgcattagaaagttGCGGGAATGCCAGtggcagcgtgaatttttaatacttttcggtgtacgatacgtgaaagggttctactacacgcaaggtactaataaacaatgtcttcttgcaatttatagctgcacgggctttgaagaaataccatttttgagcgccatagtgtcttgatccccgaaatggattttcggagagaaatcgttgacaaaccgagccaaagcataacGTAGCAAAAGCCTGCCCTCTATGTCGAACTCTCTCTCCAAACAAggcacacgtatacaagtacgcacacacctttcagcatttcaacccatttcagagtagttgctgagttggacgctgttcgcgagcagatgccactacattcagaccttaAATTATGGgttggtaatacagtttgggtggcgacacgaacatccataaggtgataggtctatcctatacctcgtctgtggtgataggtctatcctatacctcgtctgtgatgcaATTTCCTCATCAACATATAACGCGAACGTAAAATTCAATACACACATGCATCGAACATGTATCATTAACTATACAACACGATTACCATCAATACCCAAAAGCATAATAAAATTCAGGCCCGAGGAGCAAGGTGTCTGTAATCGATAAGTTATAAGTGACAAAAGAAGTAGGGAGTTACTTAATGGCAATCCAGGTGTTCCTATACAGAAGCGTAATTCTTATCTAAAATCTACTTCAATCCCTACTGTCTCAAGCGTTTATTCGCTGCTTAACAGAAGCACGGGATATTTTTCCAAAGCCTAAAGTTCGTCGTTGATAAGTTGTTTGGAAACAGTACTCGCGCCCACTAGGAGAGATTAATGTggaaccacagacgaggtataggatagacctatcaccacagacgaggtataggatagacctatcaccacagacgaggtataggatagacctatcaccacagacgaggtataggatagacctatcaccacagacgaggtataggatagacctatcaccttatggatgttcgtgtcgccacgcaaactgtattaccaacccataatttgaggtctgaatgtagtggcatctgctcatggacagcgtccaactcagcaactactctgaaatgtgttaaaATGCTGAAAGGTATGTGCGTACTTtaatacgtgtgacttgtttggagagtttgacatagagggcaggcttttgctacgttatgctttggctcggtttgtcaacgactcacgcggatttctctccgaaaatccatttcggggaTCAAGACTCTATGacgcacaaaaatggtatttcttcaaaagccgggcaagctataaattgcaagatgacattgtttattagcactttgcgtgtagtagaaccctATTACTGACATTTCCGCAACTtcctaatgcactgtttaatcattctagcgaagtaataataattggagtATTAGTACatcagtaaaatctaattctttaaagcctcgcagaaagttgcgtgATGTAtgagtgtcgtggtgtgcatggatgcaactgcgaatcgagttacgtttgaaatccgcattggaaaataaaattttgtctagccctgagaaattcatcggttcagtgaagtgtgcgCACGCcgtagtgcatattatctcgtgatttctcaattcgcgcatcaacttcgtcgattactggaccatgtgggaggccttttaacaggattccattgagatatacccgttacctagaagactttttcagaaactgaaagacgttt
Above is a genomic segment from Andrena cerasifolii isolate SP2316 chromosome 12, iyAndCera1_principal, whole genome shotgun sequence containing:
- the LOC143375197 gene encoding uncharacterized protein LOC143375197 → MPQGSIHWQGTQRRACGPGAHWNVQVVRGKVTTRCLWYACKALGIGLLLMLLGACMATIGYFADQLSVAQEIRGNLTIRVKNESRGFHLNNLSYAGPIVMGVGGFIVVAACVMTFEARDNAAKVVPARFRFPQASTIKNIRNQRNRRSTSSQTTKWDHQLGVFRVNRSPSPSAHEASRKQLTAEFMQFSKDLNAKEAAHSIKKSPSAPTLIDKKSPRKRTPKYTGCALLNPELLQRHALSVDNPSYSPHQQFDQVSRESLEQQKMGGSQVSMAMDLHIPNKGPVTLKVKDRSDTARRHQLLRQTKVEYVEEVDEAAVRSPTNRGCSPKLSGAYSKYPDDFVPRKRNSMDMRLFEELTASKDLTKISPRDFHKISSPSFHKMSFDKVGSERRIERSMGHRKASLEFRRSPDFRRGDYRKLSVDRFSIDCTKYLSDDAGMRSRASSGENLKRQRQPKLHHSRSDDNKRLSFDKHLHQKDSQSSRYSLNTRAVIESGEADEFKYFATKSLDAEENREDYSDDSHAVDIDEPVAMPSEGLTEADTLLEEPELENLPENSTDRLNGNLMLEACGTNQQSEQADDFFSDNFEGVAKGQETLYIADDEV